Proteins co-encoded in one Granulicella cerasi genomic window:
- a CDS encoding LytR/AlgR family response regulator transcription factor, with protein sequence MQLKALIVDDEPLARDLLRSMLKKLDDVEVVGECASGDDAVEALQNRSINLLLLDVQMPEMDGFDVIEEVGVEDLPPTIFVTAFHEHAVRAFDVQAIDYLTKPITLERLERALRRVREKLLMQTAQLTQEQFKTLLNSVRPASDPPKSYAQRFLVRDGDKEILLPVSEIDWIEADAYYSRLHVTGRNYMLRETITDLNDKLDPKNFVRVHRSSIVNVERIREVYREGRTDSSLVLKSGAVLKMSKQGRQRLVELGR encoded by the coding sequence ATGCAATTGAAAGCTCTTATTGTCGACGACGAGCCGCTGGCGCGTGATCTTCTTCGCTCGATGTTGAAGAAACTCGACGATGTGGAAGTGGTCGGAGAGTGTGCAAGTGGTGATGATGCAGTGGAAGCGCTACAGAATCGCTCAATCAATCTCCTGCTACTCGACGTCCAAATGCCAGAGATGGATGGCTTCGATGTCATCGAGGAAGTCGGAGTCGAAGACCTACCACCGACGATCTTCGTGACGGCATTCCACGAGCACGCGGTGCGCGCCTTTGACGTCCAAGCGATTGATTACCTGACAAAACCAATCACTCTAGAACGGCTAGAACGGGCATTGCGGCGCGTCCGGGAGAAGCTGCTGATGCAAACGGCACAACTAACGCAGGAGCAATTCAAAACCCTTCTCAACAGTGTGCGTCCGGCAAGTGATCCACCCAAATCGTATGCTCAGCGTTTCCTAGTTCGTGATGGAGACAAAGAAATCCTGCTTCCAGTGTCAGAGATTGATTGGATTGAAGCGGATGCCTACTACAGCCGCCTTCACGTGACCGGGCGGAACTACATGCTTCGCGAGACGATTACGGATCTGAATGACAAACTCGATCCGAAAAATTTTGTACGGGTACATCGGTCTTCCATTGTGAATGTGGAGCGCATCCGGGAGGTTTACCGGGAAGGGCGCACAGATTCCTCGCTTGTTTTGAAATCTGGTGCGGTACTGAAGATGAGCAAACAAGGGCGTCAACGCCTGGTCGAACTCGGACGCTAG
- a CDS encoding ABC transporter ATP-binding protein, with the protein MAIHMRVEGVTKIFHSDKVETHALSLVNLSIARGEYVSLCGPSGSGKSTLLAILGLLDSPTSGTYIFDGRDTSEFSYSQLADIRNRQIGFVFQSFNLIDQMTVSENIALPLSYRRGMGTNERMDRVYESLRRVGMNHRSNHYPGQLSGGEQQRVAVARALAGSPSVLLADEPTGNLDSENGDAVMQLLNEAHQEGMTVCIVTHDARFTEYAERQVRLFDGRIQYSAMSA; encoded by the coding sequence TTGGCCATTCACATGAGAGTGGAAGGCGTAACGAAGATCTTCCACTCCGACAAAGTGGAAACGCACGCCCTTTCCTTGGTTAACCTCTCGATTGCCAGAGGCGAGTATGTATCCTTATGCGGGCCTTCCGGCTCTGGAAAGTCCACGTTGCTTGCCATCCTCGGACTCCTTGACTCTCCGACTTCCGGCACCTACATCTTTGATGGACGGGATACTTCCGAATTTTCATATTCGCAGCTTGCGGATATTCGAAACCGGCAGATCGGATTCGTTTTCCAGAGCTTCAATCTGATTGACCAAATGACCGTTAGCGAGAACATCGCTTTGCCCCTCTCCTACCGGCGAGGGATGGGCACCAATGAACGGATGGATCGGGTTTACGAGTCCCTTAGACGCGTCGGAATGAACCATCGCTCAAACCACTATCCGGGACAGCTTTCGGGTGGAGAGCAGCAGCGTGTGGCCGTGGCGCGAGCACTGGCGGGATCGCCTTCCGTCTTGCTGGCGGACGAACCAACGGGAAACCTTGATTCCGAGAACGGCGATGCCGTGATGCAACTTCTGAATGAAGCCCATCAAGAAGGGATGACAGTTTGCATCGTGACCCACGACGCTCGTTTTACCGAATACGCCGAAAGACAAGTGCGCCTCTTTGACGGAAGGATTCAATACTCCGCCATGTCAGCGTAG
- a CDS encoding alpha/beta hydrolase yields the protein MEHVSRPTLTVYQPQKNNSGAAILVFPGGGYKILAIDLEGTEICDWLVAKGITCVLLKYRVPAPRSAPDWGAYPQSAMALEDAQRAISLVRFHAKDWRLDPHKIGVLGFSAGGHLVAATSVHYSQRLYKTVDSADTASCRPDFAIALYPGHLATHPGTWALNPDIAVRITRETPPTFLLQNEDDPVDSVWNALTYYAALKAHGVPAELHSYAHGGHAFGLRRTADAASDWPRLVETWLIGLHVISASSSGS from the coding sequence GTGGAGCACGTTTCGCGCCCCACGCTGACCGTCTATCAACCTCAGAAGAACAACTCCGGCGCAGCGATCCTCGTGTTTCCTGGAGGTGGATACAAAATTTTGGCGATTGATCTGGAAGGTACGGAAATATGTGATTGGCTGGTTGCTAAAGGCATCACCTGCGTCTTGCTGAAATACCGTGTTCCAGCACCTCGCTCGGCTCCGGACTGGGGCGCATATCCGCAGTCAGCAATGGCCCTTGAAGACGCGCAGCGCGCCATCAGTCTCGTTCGATTTCATGCAAAGGATTGGCGTCTGGACCCACACAAAATCGGTGTCCTCGGCTTTTCAGCAGGTGGCCATCTTGTGGCCGCAACGAGTGTTCACTATTCTCAGCGGCTCTACAAGACTGTAGATTCGGCGGATACAGCAAGTTGCCGACCCGATTTTGCCATTGCCCTCTATCCGGGCCATCTAGCCACCCATCCGGGGACGTGGGCTCTCAACCCGGACATCGCAGTGAGGATCACGCGAGAGACACCGCCGACATTCCTACTACAGAACGAGGATGATCCAGTGGACAGCGTTTGGAACGCTTTGACCTACTACGCTGCGCTCAAAGCACATGGCGTTCCGGCTGAGCTCCACTCCTACGCTCATGGAGGCCATGCCTTCGGATTGCGAAGGACAGCGGACGCCGCGAGCGATTGGCCGAGATTAGTGGAGACATGGCTAATCGGCCTCCACGTGATCTCGGCGTCATCATCTGGCTCGTGA
- a CDS encoding PadR family transcriptional regulator, whose translation MKQKKDVQQGTVALMLLKTLELLGPLHGYGIARRIEQISGDRLSVNQGTLYPVLLRLENEGAIASEWGPSENNRRARFYKLTRTGQKLLETEKKDWEQTADIISHFFKVKAEDLG comes from the coding sequence GTGAAACAGAAGAAAGATGTGCAACAAGGTACTGTCGCCCTGATGCTACTCAAGACGCTTGAGCTTCTTGGCCCCTTGCATGGCTACGGAATCGCTCGTCGGATCGAGCAGATTAGTGGGGACAGGCTCTCCGTAAACCAAGGGACTCTTTATCCCGTCCTTCTCCGGCTTGAAAACGAGGGTGCGATTGCGTCCGAGTGGGGACCGTCAGAAAACAATCGCCGAGCGCGCTTTTACAAACTGACTCGTACGGGCCAGAAGCTCCTCGAAACTGAGAAAAAAGATTGGGAACAGACCGCGGATATCATTTCTCACTTCTTCAAAGTGAAGGCAGAAGACCTGGGATGA
- a CDS encoding ABC transporter permease, protein MKTFRRFIRRLSNFVLRRRSDDRLREEATWHLDILTEENLHAGMTPKEARRQAAIRFGGMNVIREEYRDEESIPALENLLLDVRYAVRVLLMSPTFCVVALLTVALGIAANVLVFGIINAAILHPLDVSDPGNLYQLRPKAVVRGHLLTTSYPAFLDFRHRASSFVDLAAYNGYSSGELKLGAGQIKVYGYEVTGNYFDVLGVSPAQGHLFHEDPSSTAGSAPSLVLSDAFWQRQFHGKPDVVGSVITVDGKPYSVIGIAPPGFHGTERLVWPDYWIRLSNELQVGSESAYLHSRTEHAVTVLGRLKPGVSPEQGSRELSVIAIELSREYPLTDSAASFRLIHPGLAGDEGKSIRGFLFALGTLVLLMLGAICANLASLSEVRLADRRRELAIRVALGTGRARLIRQLTLESLLIAIIGGGLGLLAGVFLLSFLNRLDLPLGHLAIHLEPRIYGVGVALTLVSALLFGLVPAWRATRRSPWKMMTGVPRRPRRLRQLLSSDLFLCIQVTICSFLIMAGFVALRGTFRALNAPLGFDPHGAVIVHVDLSRVQSGKNTAQTILDALSRLPGVAEVGAISRLPMTGGLHGSPVFPSGSLHLHADEAAFRAYVFSVSPTYLRVARTRIIAGLDSPSGNDSSEQGAAVVNEVFATKMWPSKNALGQEFIYEGRQIRVLGVTETGKYHDLEESQQPVLYLLMSPVSTEEMEYVARTALMPRDLASQLSHSLNTGNTDIPIEARTWGSVLQGETFRVHVAMLTLGTLALLAGMLAVTGVFGTATYSLSRRMKEFGIFVALGAQRPALLQAALGRTFAVLIVGTLSGMLLGVFTGPLWGWLAYETRPNDPVVISATLLAMLLLGTLASVLPARRVLFANAGKLLRRE, encoded by the coding sequence ATGAAGACGTTTCGCAGGTTCATTCGCAGATTGTCCAACTTCGTGCTTCGGAGGCGCTCAGACGACCGTCTCCGCGAAGAAGCAACATGGCACTTGGACATCCTTACGGAGGAGAATCTCCATGCGGGCATGACGCCGAAGGAAGCACGGCGCCAGGCCGCCATTCGTTTCGGCGGGATGAACGTGATACGCGAAGAGTACCGCGATGAAGAAAGCATTCCAGCGCTCGAAAATCTGCTTCTTGATGTCCGCTATGCAGTCCGTGTTTTGCTTATGTCGCCGACGTTCTGTGTAGTCGCCCTGCTTACGGTAGCCTTGGGGATTGCAGCGAACGTTCTAGTATTCGGGATCATCAACGCCGCCATACTCCATCCCCTTGACGTCAGTGATCCCGGAAATCTCTACCAACTTCGTCCTAAGGCAGTAGTTCGCGGCCATCTCCTCACAACTTCGTATCCCGCGTTTTTGGACTTTCGCCATCGGGCATCTTCGTTCGTCGATCTTGCTGCATATAACGGCTATTCAAGTGGAGAATTGAAGCTTGGCGCCGGCCAGATCAAAGTCTATGGATACGAAGTGACCGGCAACTACTTCGACGTGCTCGGAGTGTCACCGGCACAGGGACACCTCTTTCATGAAGATCCATCCAGCACAGCGGGCTCAGCCCCCTCGCTCGTCTTGAGCGATGCTTTTTGGCAACGGCAATTTCACGGGAAACCTGATGTCGTCGGCTCCGTCATCACCGTAGACGGCAAACCCTACTCCGTTATCGGCATCGCGCCGCCAGGGTTTCACGGGACTGAGCGGCTTGTTTGGCCTGACTATTGGATAAGGTTGTCCAACGAACTACAAGTAGGAAGCGAGAGCGCTTACCTTCATAGCAGGACAGAGCACGCAGTAACCGTCCTTGGACGATTGAAACCCGGCGTGAGCCCTGAACAAGGATCGAGAGAACTATCGGTGATCGCCATAGAACTCTCACGAGAATATCCTTTGACTGATTCCGCTGCCTCGTTCCGTTTGATTCATCCGGGGTTAGCGGGAGACGAGGGCAAGTCCATTCGAGGTTTTCTCTTCGCTCTAGGAACTCTAGTCCTATTGATGCTTGGTGCAATCTGCGCGAACCTGGCCAGCCTGTCGGAAGTTCGTTTAGCGGACCGCAGGAGAGAGCTTGCCATCCGAGTTGCACTGGGAACAGGCAGAGCGCGACTGATCCGACAACTGACGCTCGAATCCCTGTTGATCGCCATCATAGGAGGCGGCCTGGGACTACTCGCCGGGGTTTTTCTGCTTTCTTTTCTTAATCGTTTGGATCTTCCGCTTGGCCACCTCGCCATTCATTTAGAGCCCCGAATCTATGGAGTCGGTGTTGCTCTTACCTTGGTCAGTGCGTTGCTCTTCGGCCTAGTCCCTGCATGGCGAGCAACGCGCAGAAGCCCCTGGAAGATGATGACGGGTGTTCCGCGCCGCCCGCGCAGGCTGAGACAACTTCTTTCCAGTGATCTCTTCTTGTGTATTCAGGTCACGATCTGTTCATTCCTTATCATGGCGGGCTTTGTTGCCTTGCGTGGAACATTCCGCGCGCTCAATGCACCGCTTGGATTCGATCCTCATGGCGCTGTCATCGTGCATGTCGATTTGAGCCGTGTTCAATCAGGGAAAAACACGGCGCAGACCATTCTCGATGCTCTCTCTCGACTTCCCGGTGTGGCGGAAGTAGGGGCCATCAGCCGCTTGCCCATGACGGGTGGCTTGCATGGGAGCCCAGTCTTCCCGTCTGGTTCGTTGCACCTCCACGCAGACGAGGCCGCTTTCCGTGCATACGTCTTTTCGGTATCGCCAACATACCTGCGCGTCGCACGCACCCGGATCATAGCGGGTCTTGATAGCCCCAGCGGAAACGATTCGAGTGAGCAAGGTGCCGCAGTCGTCAACGAAGTATTTGCGACAAAGATGTGGCCGTCAAAAAATGCTCTTGGTCAGGAATTTATCTATGAGGGCCGACAGATTCGCGTCCTTGGAGTAACGGAAACCGGTAAATATCACGATTTGGAAGAAAGCCAACAACCGGTGTTGTACCTGCTGATGAGTCCTGTTTCTACAGAAGAGATGGAGTATGTGGCCCGGACCGCCCTAATGCCTCGCGACCTCGCGAGCCAGCTATCCCATTCTCTCAACACCGGCAACACGGATATTCCTATTGAAGCGCGCACCTGGGGCAGTGTGCTCCAAGGGGAAACCTTCCGCGTCCATGTAGCGATGCTGACTTTGGGTACCCTAGCTCTCCTCGCCGGAATGTTAGCAGTAACCGGCGTCTTCGGGACGGCGACTTACAGTCTCAGCCGCCGCATGAAAGAGTTCGGCATCTTCGTTGCGCTCGGTGCGCAACGTCCCGCTCTTCTTCAAGCGGCCTTGGGTCGAACCTTTGCAGTACTTATCGTGGGCACTCTGTCCGGGATGCTGCTTGGGGTTTTCACAGGACCATTATGGGGATGGCTTGCTTACGAAACACGGCCCAATGATCCCGTGGTCATAAGCGCAACGTTGCTGGCGATGCTCCTGCTCGGAACGCTGGCTTCCGTTCTGCCAGCCCGCCGCGTGTTGTTTGCTAACGCTGGCAAGCTACTACGACGCGAATGA